A portion of the Lathamus discolor isolate bLatDis1 chromosome 5, bLatDis1.hap1, whole genome shotgun sequence genome contains these proteins:
- the ABRACL gene encoding costars family protein ABRACL, giving the protein MNVEHEVSLLVEEIRRLGTRNADGQVSVKFGVLFADEKCANLFEALVGTLKAAKRRKIITYQGELLLQGVHDDVDIMLLQD; this is encoded by the exons ATGAATGTGGAACATGAAGTTAGCCTCTTAGTTGAGGAGATTCGGCGGCTGGGAACCAGAA ATGCTGATGGACAAGTCAGCGTGAAATTTGGTGTGCTCTTCGCTGATGAAAAGTGTGCCAACCTCTTTGAAGCCCTAGTGGGAACTCTTAAGGCTGCAAAACGACGGAAGATTATCACTTATCAAGGGGAGTTACTTTTACAAGGCGTTCATGACGACGTTGATAtcatgctgctgcaggactga